A single Ochrobactrum sp. BTU1 DNA region contains:
- a CDS encoding biliverdin-producing heme oxygenase, which yields MTDVATLEHPVALPRSKRLKARTTGTHERLDQTIMAGKPFASRESYALFVEVQYQFHRDINALYDDAALDALLPDLNGRRRLEQVGQDMIDLGFELPAADGAPAFPAGSDIDLPTALGWLYVAEGSNLGAAFLLKEALKLGLSEELGARHLAGAPEGRGLHWRTFTAALDEIELSDAEEERVVAGAEAAFRRVHVLVRKIFHDRL from the coding sequence ATGACTGATGTTGCTACACTTGAGCACCCCGTTGCTCTTCCCCGCTCTAAGCGCTTGAAAGCGCGAACGACGGGCACTCACGAACGTCTTGATCAGACCATCATGGCGGGCAAACCATTTGCCAGCCGCGAAAGCTATGCATTGTTCGTTGAGGTGCAGTATCAGTTCCACCGTGACATTAATGCGCTTTACGATGATGCCGCGCTGGATGCGTTGCTGCCCGATCTAAACGGGCGCCGTCGCCTTGAGCAGGTTGGTCAGGACATGATCGATCTCGGTTTCGAGCTGCCTGCAGCAGATGGCGCGCCTGCCTTCCCTGCCGGAAGTGACATTGATCTGCCGACCGCACTTGGCTGGCTCTATGTGGCTGAAGGCTCCAACCTCGGTGCGGCCTTTCTGCTCAAAGAAGCGCTGAAGCTGGGCTTGTCTGAAGAGCTTGGTGCGCGCCATCTGGCCGGTGCTCCTGAAGGTCGCGGACTGCATTGGCGGACCTTCACTGCGGCACTTGATGAGATTGAGCTTTCTGACGCTGAGGAAGAACGCGTGGTCGCTGGTGCGGAAGCTGCTTTCCGCCGTGTCCATGTACTGGTGCGGAAAATCTTTCATGACCGTCTCTAA
- a CDS encoding TonB-dependent hemoglobin/transferrin/lactoferrin family receptor translates to MKSPSSRILTACARPLFASLLLSGTVLSPFMTAPAMAQTTSRAVSINIPAGALSTALNRLAVQTGLQIAFDASVTSGLRTSGVSGTMAPADALSALLRNTNIQYRFTGNRTVRLEREMAANNAAVPAVDGAVQLDTISFSQITGVNFADLDPRVSQITPEQMQQAQASTIPELIKKTPGVAMLGGVRTEGQSISIRGFSRQTDVRVLLDGAPKNFEKYDQGTIFVEPELLKRVEIEKGATSVRYGNGGFGGTVKLESKDAADMLREGESWGAWGKTAYQTANKQFLETGAVYGRSNLGTGMTFDGIASLTWRKSDNMRVGSGETYNYSSSELTSFSGKLSGEYGGHKVKASVLYGESANWGPLAAIRGQLQPTSNSLVPGTPAYKEAMRRLLAWRELKDFTSVFEHTYDGDSDLVNTRIMASYSSTDMHAERATGVNGTASLGGTENDAKYSDFHIEAENTSNFELGGIEHSLNYGVQYNHHIRDVTMFDITKKNDKSYNYGYYAPWIMPGGKQDVTSFFMRDRMAITDKLTITPGVRYDYVRSEGEPNAAAIYNDPKAGHDYSSASHHGFTPAISASYQITPTTRLFADWAYAMRAPNIDEIYSVQSGRTQTSGTSRDLAVERNNTINIGADTSFSGILTDSDVFMVRGSFFNNHVTNPVARRVGSANKVGLKDGEVPFYWNMPSYYSRGVELEAHYENDFMFADASVTYMIGRRHGTVNNIYGQDSYINDIMPTTVVTTLGYKLPDQDINFGWTGTFVDKQDRTSYVKGDLSYNRPETPGYAVHDLFFNWTPTKGFMKDSELRLALENVFDKEYEPYLTDGITAMPGRNLKVSFSRKF, encoded by the coding sequence ATGAAAAGCCCTTCCTCGCGCATTCTCACTGCCTGCGCCCGCCCGCTGTTTGCTTCGCTGCTTTTGAGCGGCACTGTTCTAAGCCCGTTTATGACCGCGCCAGCAATGGCACAGACAACATCGCGAGCCGTCAGTATCAATATTCCGGCAGGTGCGCTTTCAACGGCACTTAATCGCCTTGCAGTTCAGACAGGTCTGCAAATCGCATTCGATGCATCCGTCACCAGCGGCCTCAGGACATCCGGCGTCAGCGGAACCATGGCTCCAGCCGACGCACTTTCTGCATTGCTGCGCAACACGAATATCCAGTATCGTTTCACCGGCAATCGCACTGTACGCCTTGAGCGCGAAATGGCTGCAAACAATGCAGCCGTGCCTGCTGTTGACGGAGCAGTGCAACTCGACACGATCAGCTTCTCCCAGATTACCGGCGTGAACTTCGCTGATCTCGACCCGCGCGTCTCTCAGATTACGCCTGAACAGATGCAACAGGCACAGGCCTCAACAATTCCCGAACTCATCAAAAAGACGCCCGGCGTAGCCATGCTGGGGGGCGTCCGCACCGAAGGCCAGTCGATTTCGATCCGTGGTTTCTCGCGACAGACTGACGTTCGAGTTCTGCTCGACGGCGCGCCGAAAAACTTTGAAAAATACGATCAGGGCACCATTTTCGTCGAGCCCGAACTTCTCAAGCGCGTCGAGATTGAAAAGGGTGCAACCTCGGTTCGATATGGCAATGGTGGCTTCGGTGGCACCGTGAAGCTTGAGAGCAAGGATGCCGCCGATATGCTGCGCGAAGGCGAAAGCTGGGGTGCATGGGGTAAAACCGCGTATCAGACAGCTAACAAGCAGTTTCTGGAAACCGGCGCGGTTTATGGCCGCTCCAATCTCGGCACCGGCATGACGTTTGACGGTATTGCCAGCCTGACTTGGCGCAAGAGCGACAACATGCGTGTCGGCAGCGGCGAGACCTATAATTACTCAAGTTCTGAACTCACTTCATTCTCCGGTAAACTTTCCGGCGAATATGGCGGGCACAAGGTGAAGGCCTCGGTTCTTTATGGTGAAAGCGCCAATTGGGGACCACTTGCAGCCATTCGCGGACAGCTTCAGCCAACCAGCAACAGCCTTGTTCCCGGCACACCTGCCTATAAGGAAGCAATGCGCAGGCTGCTTGCATGGCGTGAGCTGAAAGACTTCACTTCGGTATTCGAACACACCTATGACGGCGACAGCGACCTCGTAAACACCCGCATCATGGCGAGCTATTCCTCGACCGACATGCATGCTGAACGCGCAACCGGCGTGAATGGCACGGCATCGCTTGGTGGTACCGAAAACGATGCGAAATATTCGGATTTTCATATCGAAGCTGAAAACACCTCCAACTTCGAGCTTGGCGGTATTGAACACAGCCTGAACTACGGTGTGCAGTATAACCACCACATTCGCGATGTGACGATGTTCGACATCACAAAGAAGAACGACAAAAGCTATAATTATGGCTATTACGCCCCATGGATCATGCCCGGCGGCAAACAAGACGTAACATCCTTCTTCATGCGTGATCGCATGGCCATTACCGACAAGCTGACCATCACGCCAGGCGTCCGCTATGACTATGTTCGCTCCGAAGGCGAGCCAAATGCGGCTGCGATCTATAACGATCCAAAAGCTGGACATGACTATTCGTCAGCATCTCACCATGGTTTCACACCAGCGATCAGCGCATCCTATCAGATAACACCCACGACGCGCCTGTTCGCCGACTGGGCTTATGCCATGCGCGCGCCCAATATTGACGAAATCTACTCGGTTCAAAGCGGACGCACGCAAACCTCCGGCACAAGCAGAGATCTGGCAGTCGAGCGCAACAACACGATCAATATCGGCGCGGATACGTCGTTCAGCGGTATCTTGACCGATTCCGATGTGTTCATGGTGCGCGGCTCGTTCTTTAACAACCACGTCACCAACCCGGTGGCGCGTCGCGTCGGCAGCGCAAACAAGGTTGGCCTGAAAGACGGCGAAGTCCCATTCTACTGGAACATGCCTTCCTATTATTCGCGTGGTGTGGAACTGGAAGCGCATTACGAAAATGACTTCATGTTCGCCGATGCAAGCGTCACCTACATGATTGGTCGGCGCCATGGCACGGTCAACAATATCTATGGGCAAGATAGTTATATCAACGATATCATGCCGACAACGGTTGTAACGACCCTCGGATACAAGCTGCCGGATCAGGATATCAATTTTGGCTGGACGGGGACCTTTGTCGACAAGCAGGACCGAACCTCCTATGTCAAAGGCGATCTCAGCTACAATCGACCAGAAACGCCGGGCTATGCCGTGCATGACCTGTTCTTCAACTGGACGCCGACCAAAGGCTTCATGAAGGATTCGGAATTGCGTCTCGCACTGGAGAACGTGTTCGACAAGGAATACGAACCTTATCTGACTGACGGCATCACAGCCATGCCAGGCCGCAATCTGAAGGTCTCTTTCAGCCGTAAGTTCTAA
- a CDS encoding DUF454 family protein, protein MTVSNLTTANNGAAQFAYPDERQRAGYLALGLLLVVAALIGLKIPMMPSALFVFGAALCFVQLSSSILGWLETNRSTRIVIDAWRALGALPFLFRLCLLSLVTAIGLAAVVLNPYLFGVELAINAMLFAGLMLFVGPQYREVKFVPE, encoded by the coding sequence ATGACCGTCTCTAACCTGACGACTGCGAATAACGGGGCCGCCCAATTCGCCTATCCCGATGAGCGGCAGCGCGCAGGTTATCTCGCGTTGGGGCTGTTATTGGTCGTGGCAGCTTTGATTGGTTTGAAGATACCTATGATGCCTTCAGCCCTGTTTGTCTTTGGTGCAGCACTTTGCTTTGTACAGCTTTCATCCAGTATTCTAGGCTGGCTGGAAACCAACAGAAGTACACGCATTGTCATCGATGCATGGCGTGCACTCGGTGCTCTGCCCTTTCTGTTCAGGCTGTGCCTGCTCAGTCTGGTTACGGCAATCGGCTTGGCAGCCGTTGTTTTGAACCCTTATCTCTTCGGGGTGGAACTGGCAATCAATGCAATGCTGTTTGCAGGCCTCATGCTTTTTGTCGGCCCGCAATATCGAGAAGTGAAATTCGTTCCAGAATAG
- a CDS encoding Rrf2 family transcriptional regulator, whose protein sequence is MRFTRQAELSIEFLVLCERAPDGTALTTRAAAEATGTTKDHAAQIVSDLIHHGFLVGSRGRGGGIRLARPAKTINVGTVLRLMQPGFDEQATKQSGSDSAFGMLLQAALRSFVAAFDDFTIADLAIETSDGRLACLDCDLRNLINHGQMLSELRRRSEYTDVPAWAGAS, encoded by the coding sequence ATGCGATTTACCCGACAGGCAGAGCTTTCAATTGAGTTTCTTGTTCTTTGCGAGCGAGCACCAGATGGGACTGCGCTGACCACCCGTGCAGCGGCAGAAGCCACAGGCACGACAAAAGATCACGCCGCGCAGATCGTTTCGGATCTCATACATCACGGTTTTCTGGTTGGCTCACGCGGGCGCGGTGGTGGCATCCGTCTTGCGCGCCCGGCAAAGACAATCAATGTCGGAACAGTTCTGCGACTGATGCAGCCGGGTTTCGATGAACAGGCGACAAAGCAGTCTGGATCAGATTCAGCATTCGGCATGTTGCTGCAGGCAGCCTTGCGGTCCTTCGTGGCGGCTTTTGATGATTTCACCATTGCAGATCTTGCGATTGAGACCAGTGACGGTCGCCTGGCTTGTCTTGATTGCGATCTGCGCAATCTGATCAACCACGGTCAAATGCTCTCTGAGCTGCGCCGCAGAAGCGAATATACGGATGTGCCTGCCTGGGCGGGCGCGTCATGA
- a CDS encoding FecR family protein, translated as MRATAKKNDKAERQIQEQAVDWLMQLQASPRDLEVVESCALWRASDSRHELAFAKASRVFSDTRFLLLQDTDFAKTAARKPRYPVRAAVSSMLLFAALGGGFLAFDGPMRLRADAISASSEMPVIELSDGSTVQLNAGSAITFDITNDGRQVQLLRGEAYFIVAPDPQRPFTVKAANGEVTALGTQFDVKLKDGGADVIVTEHAVQVQTSASSSAFSPLDTLRLDEGHSVSYGSRNGIGQVSMVDPELAASWRSGRLVFEGQPLEHVVEDIARHLPGKVMIASSDLAERRITGTFDLSTPSTALDDFIKAFELKAVRIGSLLTVLHN; from the coding sequence ATGCGCGCGACGGCAAAGAAGAACGATAAGGCTGAGCGCCAAATCCAGGAACAGGCTGTCGACTGGCTGATGCAGTTGCAGGCATCGCCCAGAGATCTGGAGGTTGTCGAGTCTTGTGCGCTATGGCGCGCCAGCGATTCCCGACACGAGCTAGCATTTGCCAAAGCTTCGCGCGTTTTCAGCGATACGCGCTTTCTGCTGCTGCAAGACACCGACTTTGCAAAAACTGCAGCCAGAAAGCCGCGCTACCCTGTGCGCGCGGCCGTCAGTTCCATGCTGTTGTTCGCGGCCCTCGGGGGCGGATTCCTTGCCTTTGACGGGCCGATGCGCCTGCGTGCTGATGCTATATCGGCGAGCAGCGAGATGCCGGTCATTGAGTTAAGCGATGGTTCGACCGTTCAGCTGAATGCCGGATCAGCAATCACTTTCGATATTACGAATGATGGGCGTCAGGTGCAGCTGTTGCGCGGCGAAGCCTATTTTATTGTGGCCCCAGATCCACAGCGCCCCTTCACGGTTAAAGCCGCAAATGGCGAAGTGACGGCCCTTGGCACCCAATTCGATGTGAAACTGAAAGATGGCGGCGCAGATGTCATTGTTACCGAACACGCAGTTCAGGTGCAGACCAGCGCGTCATCATCTGCCTTCAGCCCGCTCGATACGCTGCGGCTGGATGAGGGACACAGCGTTTCATACGGCAGCCGGAATGGTATAGGCCAGGTTTCGATGGTTGATCCGGAACTTGCAGCATCCTGGCGAAGCGGTCGCCTTGTTTTCGAGGGCCAGCCGCTTGAGCATGTGGTCGAAGATATTGCGCGCCACCTTCCGGGTAAGGTGATGATCGCAAGCAGCGACCTCGCCGAACGCCGGATCACCGGCACCTTCGATCTCTCCACGCCCTCGACAGCACTTGATGATTTTATCAAGGCATTTGAGCTCAAAGCAGTCCGTATCGGGTCATTGCTCACGGTGCTGCATAATTAA
- a CDS encoding 1-acyl-sn-glycerol-3-phosphate acyltransferase has product MRVLVRHQVQSIFGSFLAILSRGITGVRPIWSGTGPSRDQRIYFANHTSHGDFILLSSCLNQEERARTRAVAGADYWRGNAVRQFMAEVLLRTVLVERNWVERTQDPMEVMLKALADGHSLIIFPEGTRNMTDEALLRFRSGIYNLALARPDVELVPCWIENMSRVLPKGAMLPVPLLCRVIFGTPVQLHEGENRKEFLTRARQSLLDIQPQNGNHP; this is encoded by the coding sequence ATGCGGGTACTGGTCCGCCATCAGGTGCAATCGATTTTCGGCTCGTTTCTGGCGATCCTGTCACGCGGGATTACCGGCGTGCGGCCCATCTGGAGCGGCACCGGACCCTCGCGCGATCAGCGCATCTATTTTGCCAACCACACCAGCCATGGTGATTTCATTCTGCTTTCCTCCTGCCTCAATCAGGAAGAACGTGCGCGCACCCGCGCCGTCGCTGGTGCTGATTACTGGCGGGGCAATGCTGTGCGCCAGTTCATGGCCGAAGTGCTGCTGCGCACCGTGCTTGTGGAACGCAACTGGGTGGAACGCACACAAGATCCGATGGAAGTGATGCTGAAAGCGCTGGCCGATGGTCATTCGCTCATCATCTTTCCCGAAGGCACACGCAATATGACCGATGAGGCGTTGCTGCGTTTTCGGTCCGGCATCTACAATCTTGCGCTGGCGCGGCCGGATGTTGAACTGGTGCCGTGCTGGATTGAAAACATGTCACGCGTGTTGCCAAAGGGCGCGATGCTGCCCGTGCCGCTTCTTTGTCGTGTAATTTTCGGTACGCCGGTTCAGCTTCACGAGGGCGAGAACCGCAAGGAATTTCTCACGCGCGCGCGCCAGAGCCTTCTCGATATTCAGCCTCAGAATGGTAATCACCCATGA
- a CDS encoding RNA polymerase sigma factor, translated as MPALDQSDKSNLPSAFPLQEIADIDAAITDYYDELCRAVRRRGHVSSNANEVVHDLYVRLKDRRTDLQGKSSLRAFLTRAAINLGLDRFRRERFEAKLFCGTDDEAANIASKDANPDLVLDMPRRLACLRDAIMELPLRQRRVFIAHRIGNLSPDEIAIRFGITRNMVDRHLRKALMHCLLRLDELDQA; from the coding sequence GTGCCTGCCTTGGACCAATCTGACAAATCCAATCTGCCTTCGGCTTTTCCTCTGCAGGAAATTGCAGACATTGATGCAGCTATTACAGATTATTACGACGAACTGTGCCGCGCAGTCCGTCGGCGTGGGCACGTATCCTCCAATGCCAATGAAGTCGTCCACGATCTTTATGTCAGGCTGAAAGACCGCAGGACCGATCTGCAAGGCAAATCGTCGTTACGCGCCTTTCTTACGCGCGCTGCGATTAATCTGGGTCTTGATCGGTTTCGCCGCGAACGCTTTGAAGCAAAGCTCTTTTGCGGCACTGACGACGAAGCCGCAAACATTGCAAGCAAGGATGCAAATCCTGATCTGGTGCTGGATATGCCACGCCGCCTCGCCTGCCTACGTGATGCGATCATGGAACTGCCCTTGCGTCAGCGCCGCGTGTTCATTGCCCACCGGATCGGCAATCTATCCCCAGATGAAATAGCCATACGCTTCGGAATTACGCGCAATATGGTGGACAGGCATCTGCGGAAAGCGCTTATGCACTGCCTCTTGCGGCTCGACGAACTGGATCAGGCTTAA
- a CDS encoding phosphatidate cytidylyltransferase has protein sequence MSETTQLFLGLMGVLVTASAVAGILSWRAPKPLSSTLVNLNARIKAWWIMVGAMCIAFLFGKGGVNVLFALISFASLREYATLTQTRRADHRVLLGMFLLVIPVQYYLIWIDWYGLYSIFIPVYCFLAMPVLTALSGDTSRFLERISEQQWGIMLSVYCISHVPALMTLDIPGFEGKKLLLIAFLVATVQGSDVLQYVFGKLFGKHRIAPNISPSKTWEGFVGGVASASLLGAGLAWLTPFSPLQAGALAATACVMGFFGGLVASAIKRDRGVKDWGHMIEGHGGMLDRADSLVFSAPVFFHIVRYFWA, from the coding sequence ATGAGCGAAACGACCCAACTCTTCCTTGGCCTCATGGGCGTTCTGGTCACAGCCAGTGCCGTTGCCGGTATATTGTCATGGCGTGCGCCAAAACCGCTTTCATCCACACTGGTCAACCTCAATGCCCGCATCAAGGCATGGTGGATCATGGTCGGCGCCATGTGCATCGCCTTCCTGTTCGGCAAAGGCGGCGTGAACGTTCTGTTTGCGCTTATTTCGTTTGCCTCATTACGCGAATATGCGACGCTTACACAAACCCGTCGCGCTGATCATCGCGTGCTGCTTGGCATGTTCCTGCTGGTCATTCCGGTGCAATATTATCTGATCTGGATCGACTGGTACGGTCTCTATTCCATCTTCATACCGGTCTATTGTTTCCTCGCCATGCCGGTGCTGACTGCCCTTTCCGGTGATACGTCGCGCTTTCTCGAACGCATCAGCGAGCAGCAATGGGGCATCATGCTATCGGTCTATTGCATCAGCCATGTGCCTGCGCTGATGACGCTGGATATTCCAGGCTTCGAAGGCAAGAAGCTGCTGCTGATCGCATTTCTGGTGGCAACCGTTCAGGGCAGCGACGTGCTGCAATATGTTTTCGGAAAATTGTTCGGCAAGCATCGCATTGCGCCCAATATTTCTCCATCCAAAACCTGGGAAGGCTTTGTCGGAGGGGTCGCGAGCGCATCTCTTCTGGGGGCTGGACTTGCCTGGCTTACTCCGTTTTCGCCATTGCAAGCTGGTGCGCTGGCCGCGACCGCTTGCGTCATGGGCTTTTTCGGCGGGCTTGTGGCATCTGCCATCAAACGTGACCGCGGGGTCAAAGACTGGGGACACATGATTGAAGGGCATGGCGGTATGCTCGATCGTGCCGACAGCCTCGTCTTCTCGGCCCCGGTATTCTTCCACATTGTGCGGTATTTCTGGGCATAA
- a CDS encoding phosphatase PAP2/dual specificity phosphatase family protein, with protein sequence MTTQLTELDGFSRRPVIRRAIAWLLFLGPFFYLTYGTANWLASLHDDVPNLAFNWEGYVPFIAWSIIPYWSVNLFYAIALFVNDSPEQVDQLAKRYLTAQIIAVLCFVAFPLTATFVKPETSGLPGFMFDVLGGFDKPFNQAPSLHIALLIIIWDQMRRVMGDIMRVIWHVWCLLIGLSVLTTYQHHAVDIPAGALLGLFALWLFPRNTPSPLAGFLLTSDPKSRRIGLYYLAVATVFLALGVHGLSITGYAIFWFWPATALALVALGYLGAGAGIFEKQTDGMVSLASRLLLWPYRFFALINIRYWTRKLPTHVELGDNVFLGRFPKARELQFFSTVIDLASEMVPPPHSIDWKSYVTIDLIKPPAEKLRLASDAVEVARHHGPVLICCALGFQRSATVAAHWLINTGRVNNQREAEELIRAKGWPVHLHTSEVHE encoded by the coding sequence GTGACCACGCAATTGACGGAACTTGATGGTTTCTCGCGGCGGCCTGTAATCCGCCGCGCAATCGCTTGGCTTCTGTTTCTTGGACCGTTTTTCTATCTGACCTATGGCACCGCCAACTGGCTTGCATCACTCCATGATGACGTGCCGAACCTCGCTTTCAACTGGGAAGGCTATGTTCCCTTTATCGCGTGGAGCATCATTCCCTATTGGTCGGTCAATCTGTTTTACGCGATAGCACTTTTCGTAAATGATAGCCCGGAACAGGTGGACCAGCTGGCAAAGCGTTATCTCACCGCGCAGATTATCGCCGTTCTTTGCTTTGTTGCCTTTCCGCTGACAGCCACATTTGTCAAACCTGAGACCTCCGGTCTGCCGGGTTTCATGTTCGATGTGCTGGGCGGGTTCGACAAACCATTCAACCAGGCGCCGTCGCTACATATCGCGCTTTTGATCATTATCTGGGATCAGATGCGCCGTGTTATGGGCGATATAATGCGTGTGATCTGGCACGTCTGGTGCCTGCTGATCGGATTATCGGTGCTAACCACCTATCAGCATCACGCCGTCGATATTCCGGCAGGCGCTTTGCTCGGGCTGTTTGCGCTGTGGCTTTTCCCACGCAACACGCCATCGCCTTTGGCAGGTTTTCTGCTCACATCAGACCCAAAATCCCGGCGGATCGGCTTGTATTATCTGGCGGTGGCGACAGTTTTTCTTGCGCTGGGTGTTCATGGTCTGAGCATCACCGGCTATGCGATCTTCTGGTTCTGGCCTGCAACCGCACTTGCACTAGTGGCGCTTGGTTATCTCGGTGCGGGTGCTGGCATTTTCGAGAAACAAACAGACGGTATGGTCAGTCTCGCCAGCCGCCTGTTGCTCTGGCCTTACCGCTTTTTTGCCCTGATTAATATCCGATACTGGACGCGCAAACTCCCAACCCATGTCGAACTTGGCGACAATGTCTTCCTCGGACGCTTCCCGAAGGCTAGAGAACTGCAATTTTTCTCGACTGTCATTGATCTTGCATCCGAAATGGTGCCACCCCCTCACTCTATCGATTGGAAAAGCTACGTCACGATTGATCTCATCAAGCCTCCCGCAGAAAAGCTACGGCTTGCATCGGATGCGGTCGAAGTCGCACGCCATCACGGTCCGGTGCTCATCTGTTGCGCGTTGGGCTTTCAGCGCAGCGCCACGGTTGCAGCCCATTGGCTCATCAACACGGGCCGCGTGAACAATCAACGCGAAGCCGAAGAGCTGATCCGCGCAAAAGGCTGGCCGGTGCATCTACACACAAGCGAGGTGCATGAATGA
- a CDS encoding energy transducer TonB: MNGPTDSIGVRESFSELALWAGASLLVLSLHVGAAMWLLREPDMMAADDTPPAAIMIELAETPEATETEENELSPDEVMSDASAAAEKVEEPVDEPVLEQEVVQDEPEPVEEEPREEIAQLDKVEVPLPVAKPKPPEPKKEIVKKDEPKKKPVKQREQASAKQAVKAQAQVTQSSRNAARQSASGLFASSMTPARWQSRLMAHLERRKKYPSGSKSRREEGTVYVRFRIDDSGKVLSATLARSSGWPELDNEVLSLVQRASPVPAPPPDVNKTITAPVKFNRR; the protein is encoded by the coding sequence ATGAATGGTCCAACGGATAGTATCGGGGTGCGCGAGAGCTTTAGCGAGCTTGCGCTCTGGGCGGGGGCAAGCCTTCTCGTACTATCCTTGCATGTGGGAGCCGCAATGTGGCTTCTACGTGAGCCGGACATGATGGCGGCCGATGATACGCCGCCGGCCGCTATCATGATCGAGCTGGCGGAAACGCCTGAAGCAACTGAAACCGAAGAAAACGAGCTATCACCGGATGAAGTGATGTCGGATGCAAGCGCTGCAGCCGAGAAGGTTGAAGAACCTGTCGATGAACCTGTACTCGAGCAGGAAGTGGTTCAGGACGAGCCGGAGCCTGTGGAGGAAGAGCCTCGGGAAGAAATAGCGCAGCTCGATAAGGTTGAGGTTCCACTACCTGTCGCAAAACCTAAGCCGCCGGAGCCCAAAAAGGAAATCGTCAAGAAGGATGAGCCGAAGAAGAAGCCGGTGAAACAGCGCGAACAGGCATCGGCCAAGCAAGCAGTGAAGGCACAGGCACAGGTCACGCAGTCCAGTCGCAACGCAGCGAGACAGTCAGCTTCCGGTTTGTTTGCATCCTCTATGACACCGGCGCGCTGGCAATCGCGTTTAATGGCACATCTGGAGCGCCGCAAGAAATATCCATCGGGTTCCAAGTCGCGTCGGGAAGAGGGCACCGTTTATGTTCGGTTTCGCATCGATGATAGCGGCAAGGTACTTTCTGCGACGCTTGCGCGATCTTCTGGCTGGCCGGAGCTTGATAATGAGGTGCTATCGCTGGTTCAGCGAGCTTCACCGGTTCCCGCTCCCCCACCAGACGTCAACAAGACGATCACCGCGCCAGTCAAATTCAACAGACGATAA